The following are from one region of the Petrotoga mobilis SJ95 genome:
- a CDS encoding L-fucose/L-arabinose isomerase family protein yields the protein MQKRKVGIITFSDGRDFVHEETLEMNKKFEDRLVKALENTGEVEVVRASDIVNKPSKAKKAGKEMLKAEVEMTIFNYSIWCWPHLSVMASLYAPGPYLTYGQINPKYPGMVGLLAAAGALEQIGIFPERVWGEPEDPTVLEKLLKYIRAASAAHRLKGERYGMFGGRPMGMYTASANGDQWMKEFGIDVEQVDQYALVLKAEQVPSQKKKKAREWLEKLATVKYDGKRLTPEILEKQIGLYYAALEIIKEEELDFVGFKGQPEMTNNYATLDIAEAFLNDPYDFDGAKEPIVAATETDMDGALTMEIFKHIAQTPVLFADVRHYFKEENLLDLANSGQHATYFAGKSNKPEENLKNVIIHPEDFYFPAGGGAVKHFAAPGRVTLARLARQDGNYVMTIVPAEFVELSEEEKKRLSEQVQIEWPHAYAKLDTDMETFLEYYPCNHTHGVYGNYIDELVHFCKIKNIGYQILD from the coding sequence ATGCAAAAAAGGAAAGTAGGAATAATCACATTTTCAGACGGTAGAGATTTTGTTCATGAGGAAACCTTGGAGATGAACAAAAAATTTGAAGACAGGCTAGTAAAAGCGTTAGAAAATACTGGTGAAGTGGAAGTAGTAAGAGCTTCAGACATTGTAAACAAACCATCCAAAGCCAAAAAAGCTGGAAAAGAAATGCTAAAGGCAGAAGTGGAAATGACGATCTTCAATTATTCTATATGGTGTTGGCCTCACTTAAGTGTTATGGCTTCACTTTATGCCCCTGGACCGTATTTAACTTATGGCCAAATAAATCCAAAGTATCCTGGAATGGTAGGATTGTTAGCTGCAGCTGGTGCTTTAGAGCAAATAGGAATATTCCCAGAAAGAGTTTGGGGTGAGCCAGAAGATCCGACGGTTTTAGAAAAATTACTAAAATACATACGTGCTGCCAGTGCTGCACATAGGTTAAAAGGAGAAAGGTATGGAATGTTTGGTGGAAGACCCATGGGAATGTACACTGCTTCTGCCAACGGAGATCAATGGATGAAAGAATTTGGAATCGATGTTGAACAAGTAGACCAATATGCATTAGTTTTAAAAGCTGAACAAGTACCATCCCAGAAAAAAAAGAAAGCAAGAGAATGGCTTGAAAAATTGGCAACCGTTAAATATGACGGCAAAAGACTCACCCCTGAAATTTTAGAGAAACAGATAGGATTATATTACGCTGCACTTGAAATTATAAAAGAAGAAGAGCTTGATTTTGTTGGATTCAAGGGACAACCTGAAATGACAAATAATTATGCAACATTAGATATCGCAGAAGCTTTTTTGAACGATCCATACGATTTTGATGGTGCAAAGGAACCTATTGTTGCAGCAACCGAAACAGATATGGATGGAGCTTTAACGATGGAAATCTTTAAACATATAGCCCAAACCCCTGTACTGTTTGCTGATGTGAGGCATTACTTCAAAGAAGAGAATTTATTGGATTTAGCAAACTCTGGACAGCATGCGACATATTTTGCAGGAAAATCTAACAAACCTGAAGAAAATTTGAAAAACGTGATTATACACCCTGAAGATTTTTATTTTCCAGCGGGTGGTGGTGCTGTTAAACACTTTGCAGCCCCTGGAAGAGTCACATTAGCAAGACTTGCAAGACAAGATGGAAATTATGTAATGACGATAGTTCCCGCTGAGTTTGTCGAACTTTCTGAGGAAGAAAAGAAAAGATTGAGCGAACAAGTGCAAATCGAATGGCCACATGCATATGCTAAACTAGATACTGATATGGAAACTTTTTTGGAATATTATCCTTGCAACCATACACATGGGGTATATGGAAATTATATAGATGAGTTGGTACATTTTTGTAAGATTAAAAATATCGGTTATCAGATTTTGGATTGA